A genomic region of Sarcophilus harrisii chromosome 6, mSarHar1.11, whole genome shotgun sequence contains the following coding sequences:
- the TNKS1BP1 gene encoding 182 kDa tankyrase-1-binding protein isoform X2, protein MSSGLEAEPGAAGAGPRPDSQWVCPAVTAAAAAEAGAGPGLSPGKRSARCRRTGAPGSAQGLLLPLGSEIQWEAIAIATGTGPGFTSSNSSPTPKRLRNLKKKKRKKCIPDVYFLFPVFPCLDGGSSDRLLREGWGLLHVMNLSALRESSPMASRPPQEMEEELPPAGPEPGDSRAKPPVKPKPEPRTLPAKPALPAKPSLLVPVGPRPPRGPLAELPSARKMNMLAGPQPYGGSKRPLAFSPQPAADAPSAGAGPREASKDEGPLTTPSPRGSVTAGVRKAPAPFRPLSDRFSTSTVEEILAKMEQPRKEGPSSPDRLWGSRLTFSQDGSSHYGPRAYGSVQSPADEEMSAQSISRDPSQEEQVKLGEGQREEGQSSSGQRPAEAQVLRPGASSWMREERLVSSDLASNGELAGAALPPELSKSSAHPCVVPPDPLGSGPCDPSPSPLGAPGSQDPAPSAEGPSASQSPVLPTEKSPEPLKSFSPSCTPGEAPGSPRSVLSPEKTSTPPEAPGSPGPEHSQVTPPQIPPSGGQFLEHSRTFPMEQKEQGGESSLRLPHLEQRRFSEGVLRPPNQEQKKLGGSLAALPQGQGEGGGLEQPFGSGTESNWSLSQSFEWTFPTRPSGLGVWRLESPPPSPITEADDSGLSEGEGEGADGDRSARPARPASWAQSESIPQKVLRNQQADGRSPASSGPLAGLQPKGHASPRPSLLQAEEVAGMEEPPAGLETPLPPTPEEEAALPILEPVREQEPPLPPAQSCILFADAPGPERATPSQEDAPDLAKAETSLTRPEGGDPEVRGSSPEMRAPENDAGWLDKLLASPPPSANGARKTTLPEQSETPLPSASPEGLLGWAQKDLKSEFGIGVDSHPSTFSPSSTWAREGTGGYGLGGSASSERDWVIDDGCIGATPSHREWSNTYGIGQPGTQEEFDTSGGNRSGELVLGGDVMTKEYGKADQLGTYSSQAADLQDREFGKRDSLGTYSSQAADLQDREFGKRDSLGTYSSQAADLQDREFGKRDSLGTYSSQAAELQDREFGKRDLLGTYSNQAADLQDREFGKRDSLGTYTNQDAELQDREFGKRDSVGTYSNQAADLQDREFGKRDSLGTYTNQDAELQDREFGKRDSVGTYSSQAAELQDWEFGKRDSLGTYGSQAAELQDREFGKRDSVGTYSSQAVELQDREFEKRDPVGAYSSQAVELQDQEFGKRDSRGTYSIQDADLHAREFEKSNWMSEYGGSSKRAADCLERAFGETELSGVFRMGHSQQQNKEFGKKDQSASSSSGEMLAKEPEGSCGPNTSNLQDQDLGEGDLSSWPKINGSHHQGELGKKDPAGTYRSNDVTRHSREFGEKDWPSQFGQQDMSHSEREFGLGRRDWTSDFRIEGTDKSDQFGIIGTDRGNCSGLGILSDSEKMGSANFVSSGKMRMGQTQWTDDLGLRNLDVSGCLESEGLREAREHGVGQTDWSSDLGLRNMNVPSGLGNGGPGESRELGVGQKDWTPDLGLRNIDVSGVLESAGPSEARECGVGQMDWVHSLGLRTVEAADDAKPGESLVSREHGVGQADWTADLKLRSSDLGPGGSLREHGVGQMDWAHDLGLRNMNLSNPLQSGASGEARECGVGQMDWQNDLGLRNTDLSGGLREHGVGQVDWSQEADLAGPTLSSGLEAGEPSEARELGVGEVSQPGISDYGGDYSQPLETSASDVGMDLGETTISGTREPGT, encoded by the exons ATGAGCAGCGGCCTGGAGGCGGAACCGGGCGCTGCGGGGGCGGGGCCTCGCCCGGACTCTCAGTGGGTCTGTCCCGCGGtgacggcggcggcggcggctgagGCTGGGGCCGGGCCGGGGCTGAGTCCGGGGAAGCGGTCAGCGCGGTGCAGGCGAACCGGAGCCCCGGGAAGC GCGCAGGGCCTTCTCCTTCCTCTTGGCTCTGAAATCCAGTGGGAGGCCATTGCTATAGCAACAGGCACAGGCCCTGGCTTTACCTCATCAAATTCCAGCCCGACGCCAAAGCgattgagaaatttaaaaaaaaaaaaaaggaaaaaatgtattccAGATGTTTACTTTTTGTTCCCTGTTTTTCCGTGTTTGGATGGAGGCAGCTCTGACAGGCTCTTGAGGGAGGGCTGG GGTCTGCTGCATGTGATGAATTTATCCGCTCTCAGGGAAAGCTCCCCCATGGCTTCCCGCCCCCCCCAAGAGATGGAGGAGGAGCTGCCGCCGGCTGGCCCGGAGCCAG GGGACTCACGGGCCAAGCCCCCAGTCAAGCCCAAGCCGGAGCCCCGGACGCTGCCAGCCAAGCCGGCTCTGCCAGCCAAACCCAGCCTGTTGGTGCCAGTGGGGCCAAGACCCCCCCGGGGTCCCTTGGCCGAGCTGCCTTCTGCCAGGAAAATGAACATGCTGGCAGGACCACAGCCCTATGGTGGCAGCAAGCGCCCCTTGGCCTTCTCTCCCCAGCCAGCCGCTGACGCGCCGTCTGCTGGGGCTGGCCCTCGGGAGGCCAGCAAGGATGAAGGGCCTCTCACCACCCCTTCGCCCCGAGGCTCCGTCACTGCAGGGGTCCGAAAGGCTCCCGCTCCTTTCCGCCCCTTGTCTGACCGATTCTCTACCAGCACTGTGGAAGAGATCTTGGCCAAGATGGAACAGCCCCGAAAAGAGGGCCCCTCCAGTCCTGACCGGCTCTGGGGCTCTCGCCTCACCTTCAGCCAGGACGGTAGCTCCCACTACGGCCCAAGGGCCTATGGCTCGGTTCAGAGCCCCGCAGATGAGGAGATGTCAGCACAGAGCATCTCCAGGGACCCGTCCCAGGAAGAGCAGGTGAAGCTTGGGGAGGGGCAGCGAGAGGAAGGCCAGAGTTCATCTGGACAGCGCCCTGCGGAAGCCCAAGTGCTCCGGCCTGGAGCATCCAGCTGGATGCGGGAGGAGag GCTTGTCTCCTCCGACCTGGCATCCAACGGAGAGCTGGCAGGTGCAGCGTTACCCCCCGAA CTCTCCAAGTCTTCGGCCCATCCGTGTGTTGTTCCTCCAGACCCACTGGGTTCCGGGCCTTGTGATCCCTCCCCTAGCCCTCTGGGGGCTCCAGGATCACAGGACCCGGCCCCCTCTGCTGAGGGACCCTCTGCATCCCAGAGCCCAGTCCTCCCCACAGAGAAGTCACCTGAACCCCTAAAATCATTCAGCCCATCCTGCACACCAGGGGAGGCCCCTGGGTCTCCCAGATCAGTCCTCTCCCCCGAGAAGACTTCCACCCCTCCAGAGGCCCCAGGGTCCCCCGGGCCAGAGCATTCCCAGGTTACCCCTCCCCAGATTCCTCCTTCAGGGGGTCAGTTTTTGGAGCACTCTAGAACATTTCCCATGGAGCAAAAGGAGCAGGGTGGAGAGTCAAGCCTCCGGCTCCCCCACCTAGAACAGCGGCGTTTCTCAGAAGGTGTGCTAAGGCCCCCCAACCAAGAGCAGAAGAAGCTAGGGGGGTCTCTGGCTGCCTTGCCTCAGGGCCAGGGAGAAGGAGGTGGCTTGGAGCAGCCCTTTGGGAGTGGGACAGAGTCCAACTGGAGCTTGTCACAGTCCTTTGAATGGACCTTCCCCACTCGGCCTTCAGGCCTGGGCGTGTGGCGGCTCGAGTCCCCACCACCCTCCCCCATCACCGAAGCCGACGACTCGGGGCTCtctgagggagagggggaaggggccGATGGCGATCGGAGCGCCAGGCCAGCGAGGCCTGCCTCCTGGGCCCAGAGTGAGAGCATTCCCCAGAAGGTCCTCCGGAACCAGCAGGCCGATGGCAGAAGCCCAGCTTCCTCTGGTCCCTTGGCAGGTCTTCAGCCCAAAGGCCACGCTTCCCCAAGACCGTCCCTGCTACAAGCAGAGGAGGTAGCGGGGATGGAGGAGCCCCCGGCCGGACTGGAGacccctctccctcccactccgGAGGAGGAGGCGGCCTTGCCCATCCTGGAGCCCGTCCGGGAGCAGgaacccccccttcccccagctcAGTCCTGCATCTTGTTTGCCGATGCCCCTGGCCCTGAGCGGGCCACCCCCTCCCAGGAGGACGCCCCAGACCTGGCAAAAGCAGAGACCAGCCTGACCAGGCCTGAGGGAGGGGACCCGGAGGTGAGGGGGTCCTCACCCGAAATGAGGGCCCCTGAAAATGATGCCGGCTGGCTGGACAAGCTCCTGGCCTCCCCACCTCCCAGTGCCAATGGTGCCCGGAAGACGACTCTACCTGAGCAGAGTGAGACTCCACTGCCCAGTGCCAGCCCTGAG GGGCTCCTGGGATGGgctcagaaagacctgaaaagtGAATTTGGTATTGGTGTAGACTCACACCCTAGCACCTTCAGCCCCTCTTCCACCTGGGCCAGAGAAGGCACCGGGGGCTATGGCCTTGGGGGCTCAGCTTCCAGTGAGAGGGATTGGGTCATTGATGATGGCTGCATAGGGGCAACACCGAGCCATCGGGAGTGGAGCAATACCTATGGCATAGGCCAGCCAGGGACGCAGGAAGAGTTTGATACCAGCGGTGGAAACCGAAGCGGGGAGCTTGTCCTAGGAGGGGATGTGATGACCAAGGAATATGGGAAGGCAGATCAGCTTGGGACTTACAGTAGTCAGGCTGCTGACCTACAGGACCGGGAATTTGGGAAGAGAGACTCGCTTGGGACTTACAGTAGTCAAGCAGCTGACCTACAGGACCGGGAATTTGGGAAGAGAGACTCGCTTGGGACTTACAGTAGTCAGGCTGCTGACCTACAGGACCGGGAATTTGGGAAGAGAGACTCGCTTGGGACTTACAGTAGTCAGGCTGCTGAATTACAAGACCGGGAATTTGGGAAGAGAGACTTGCTTGGGACTTACAGTAACCAAGCTGCTGACCTACAGGACCGGGAATTTGGGAAGAGAGACTCGCTTGGGACTTACACTAACCAAGATGCTGAATTACAAGACCGGGAATTTGGGAAGAGAGACTCAGTTGGGACTTACAGTAACCAAGCTGCTGACCTACAGGACCGGGAATTTGGGAAGAGAGACTCGCTTGGGACTTACACTAACCAAGATGCTGAATTACAAGACCGGGAATTTGGGAAGAGAGACTCAGTTGGGACTTATAGTAGCCAGGCTGCTGAATTACAAGACTGGGAGTTTGGGAAGAGAGACTCGCTTGGGACTTACGGTAGCCAGGCTGCTGAATTACAGGACCGAGAATTTGGGAAGAGAGACTCTGTTGGGACTTACAGTAGCCAGGCTGTTGAATTACAGGACCGAGAATTTGAGAAGAGAGACCCAGTTGGGGCTTACAGTAGCCAGGCTGTCGAATTACAAGATCAGGAATTTGGGAAGAGAGACTCACGTGGGACTTATAGTATCCAGGATGCTGATCTCCATGCTCGGGAGTTTGAGAAGAGCAACTGGATGAGTGAATATGGTGGCAGCAGCAAGAGAGCCGCAGATTGTCTGGAAAGAGCCTTTGGAGAGACAGAGCTGAGTGGGGTGTTCCGTATGGGACATTCGCAGCAGCAGAATAAAGAGTTTGGGAAGAAAGATCAAAGTGCCAGTTCTAGCTCTGGAGAGATGTTGGCGAAAGAGCCAGAGGGCTCATGTGGCCCTAATACTTCCAATTTACAGGACCAAGATCTTGGAGAAGGAGACTTGAGCAGTTGGCCCAAGATCAATGGCTCTCATCATCAGGGAGAGCTGGGGAAGAAGGATCCAGCTGGGACTTACAGGAGCAATGATGTCACGCGCCATTCTAGGGAATTTGGAGAAAAAGATTGGCCCAGTCAATTTGGCCAACAAGACATGAGTCATTCAGAGAGGGAATTTGGTCTGGGGAGACGAGATTGGACCAGTGACTTCCGAATCGAAGGCACAGATAAGAGTGACCAATTTGGTATCATTGGTACCGACCGAGGCAACTGCTCAGGCCTGGGCATTCTCAGTGATTCAGAGAAGATGGGAAGCGCCAACTTTGTGTCTTCTGGGAAGATGAGGATGGGGCAGACCCAATGGACTGATGATTTGGGCCTCAGGAACTTAGATGTGTCTGGTTGTTTGGAATCAGAAGGGTTGAGGGAGGCCCGAGAGCATGGAGTTGGACAGACCGACTGGTCGTCTGACCTGGGCTTGAGAAACATGAACGTGCCCAGTGGCTTAGGGAATGGAGGGCCAGGGGAATCCCGGGAGCTTGGAGTAGGACAGAAAGACTGGACCCCCGATCTTGGACTGAGGAACATAGATGTCTCAGGGGTCCTGGAGTCAGCAGGGCCCAGCGAGGCTAGAGAGTGCGGGGTAGGACAGATGGACTGGGTTCACAGCCTTGGGCTGAGGACTGTGGAAGCAGCCGATGACGCGAAACCCGGAGAGTCTCTGGTGTCGAGGGAGCATGGAGTGGGGCAGGCGGACTGGACGGCTGACCTCAAGCTGAGAAGCTCAGACCTGGGGCCTGGGGGCAGCCTCAGAGAGCACGGGGTAGGACAGATGGACTGGGCCCACGATCTGGGCTTGAGGAACATGAATCTCTCCAATCCGCTGCAGTCTGGAGCTTCCGGTGAGGCACGAGAATGTGGAGTCGGACAGATGGACTGGCAGAACGATTTGGGGCTCCGGAACACTGACCTTTCCGGGGGCTTGCGAGAGCATGGGGTTGGCCAGGTGGACTGGTCTCAGGAGGCGGACCTTGCGGGCCCCACTTTATCCAGTGGCCTGGAGGCCGGGGAGCCTTCAGAAGCTCGGGAGCTGGGAGTCGGAGAGGTGAGCCAGCCCGGCATTTCGGATTATGGCGGCGACTACTCACAGCCTTTGGAGACTAGCGCGTCTGATGTCGGGATGGACTTGGGAGAAACCACGATCTCAGGAACCAG AGAACCCGGGACATAG
- the TNKS1BP1 gene encoding 182 kDa tankyrase-1-binding protein isoform X1 produces MNLSALRESSPMASRPPQEMEEELPPAGPEPGDSRAKPPVKPKPEPRTLPAKPALPAKPSLLVPVGPRPPRGPLAELPSARKMNMLAGPQPYGGSKRPLAFSPQPAADAPSAGAGPREASKDEGPLTTPSPRGSVTAGVRKAPAPFRPLSDRFSTSTVEEILAKMEQPRKEGPSSPDRLWGSRLTFSQDGSSHYGPRAYGSVQSPADEEMSAQSISRDPSQEEQVKLGEGQREEGQSSSGQRPAEAQVLRPGASSWMREERLVSSDLASNGELAGAALPPELSKSSAHPCVVPPDPLGSGPCDPSPSPLGAPGSQDPAPSAEGPSASQSPVLPTEKSPEPLKSFSPSCTPGEAPGSPRSVLSPEKTSTPPEAPGSPGPEHSQVTPPQIPPSGGQFLEHSRTFPMEQKEQGGESSLRLPHLEQRRFSEGVLRPPNQEQKKLGGSLAALPQGQGEGGGLEQPFGSGTESNWSLSQSFEWTFPTRPSGLGVWRLESPPPSPITEADDSGLSEGEGEGADGDRSARPARPASWAQSESIPQKVLRNQQADGRSPASSGPLAGLQPKGHASPRPSLLQAEEVAGMEEPPAGLETPLPPTPEEEAALPILEPVREQEPPLPPAQSCILFADAPGPERATPSQEDAPDLAKAETSLTRPEGGDPEVRGSSPEMRAPENDAGWLDKLLASPPPSANGARKTTLPEQSETPLPSASPEGLLGWAQKDLKSEFGIGVDSHPSTFSPSSTWAREGTGGYGLGGSASSERDWVIDDGCIGATPSHREWSNTYGIGQPGTQEEFDTSGGNRSGELVLGGDVMTKEYGKADQLGTYSSQAADLQDREFGKRDSLGTYSSQAADLQDREFGKRDSLGTYSSQAADLQDREFGKRDSLGTYSSQAAELQDREFGKRDLLGTYSNQAADLQDREFGKRDSLGTYTNQDAELQDREFGKRDSVGTYSNQAADLQDREFGKRDSLGTYTNQDAELQDREFGKRDSVGTYSSQAAELQDWEFGKRDSLGTYGSQAAELQDREFGKRDSVGTYSSQAVELQDREFEKRDPVGAYSSQAVELQDQEFGKRDSRGTYSIQDADLHAREFEKSNWMSEYGGSSKRAADCLERAFGETELSGVFRMGHSQQQNKEFGKKDQSASSSSGEMLAKEPEGSCGPNTSNLQDQDLGEGDLSSWPKINGSHHQGELGKKDPAGTYRSNDVTRHSREFGEKDWPSQFGQQDMSHSEREFGLGRRDWTSDFRIEGTDKSDQFGIIGTDRGNCSGLGILSDSEKMGSANFVSSGKMRMGQTQWTDDLGLRNLDVSGCLESEGLREAREHGVGQTDWSSDLGLRNMNVPSGLGNGGPGESRELGVGQKDWTPDLGLRNIDVSGVLESAGPSEARECGVGQMDWVHSLGLRTVEAADDAKPGESLVSREHGVGQADWTADLKLRSSDLGPGGSLREHGVGQMDWAHDLGLRNMNLSNPLQSGASGEARECGVGQMDWQNDLGLRNTDLSGGLREHGVGQVDWSQEADLAGPTLSSGLEAGEPSEARELGVGEVSQPGISDYGGDYSQPLETSASDVGMDLGETTISGTSSSGCLARSPPSGSQGLLQDMLATSNLRASASREKAASGPRGQPEEEEEEEEEQTVADDDEEEEPELRGDPLPSCRPQPDGEASRAEEVDGGWGSRGDGPAAPSLLPGPPSNLSSQDFSFIEDTEVLDSAMYRSRANLGRKRGHRAPAIRPGGTLGLSEADNDSWIFQDSTEPRASRMPSSDDEVVEEPQSRRTRMSLGTKGLKVNLFPGLSPSALKAKLRPRNRSAEEGEQVESKSAQKESAVQRSKSCKVPGLGKPLALPPKPEKSSGSEGSSPTWLQALKLKKKRV; encoded by the exons ATGAATTTATCCGCTCTCAGGGAAAGCTCCCCCATGGCTTCCCGCCCCCCCCAAGAGATGGAGGAGGAGCTGCCGCCGGCTGGCCCGGAGCCAG GGGACTCACGGGCCAAGCCCCCAGTCAAGCCCAAGCCGGAGCCCCGGACGCTGCCAGCCAAGCCGGCTCTGCCAGCCAAACCCAGCCTGTTGGTGCCAGTGGGGCCAAGACCCCCCCGGGGTCCCTTGGCCGAGCTGCCTTCTGCCAGGAAAATGAACATGCTGGCAGGACCACAGCCCTATGGTGGCAGCAAGCGCCCCTTGGCCTTCTCTCCCCAGCCAGCCGCTGACGCGCCGTCTGCTGGGGCTGGCCCTCGGGAGGCCAGCAAGGATGAAGGGCCTCTCACCACCCCTTCGCCCCGAGGCTCCGTCACTGCAGGGGTCCGAAAGGCTCCCGCTCCTTTCCGCCCCTTGTCTGACCGATTCTCTACCAGCACTGTGGAAGAGATCTTGGCCAAGATGGAACAGCCCCGAAAAGAGGGCCCCTCCAGTCCTGACCGGCTCTGGGGCTCTCGCCTCACCTTCAGCCAGGACGGTAGCTCCCACTACGGCCCAAGGGCCTATGGCTCGGTTCAGAGCCCCGCAGATGAGGAGATGTCAGCACAGAGCATCTCCAGGGACCCGTCCCAGGAAGAGCAGGTGAAGCTTGGGGAGGGGCAGCGAGAGGAAGGCCAGAGTTCATCTGGACAGCGCCCTGCGGAAGCCCAAGTGCTCCGGCCTGGAGCATCCAGCTGGATGCGGGAGGAGag GCTTGTCTCCTCCGACCTGGCATCCAACGGAGAGCTGGCAGGTGCAGCGTTACCCCCCGAA CTCTCCAAGTCTTCGGCCCATCCGTGTGTTGTTCCTCCAGACCCACTGGGTTCCGGGCCTTGTGATCCCTCCCCTAGCCCTCTGGGGGCTCCAGGATCACAGGACCCGGCCCCCTCTGCTGAGGGACCCTCTGCATCCCAGAGCCCAGTCCTCCCCACAGAGAAGTCACCTGAACCCCTAAAATCATTCAGCCCATCCTGCACACCAGGGGAGGCCCCTGGGTCTCCCAGATCAGTCCTCTCCCCCGAGAAGACTTCCACCCCTCCAGAGGCCCCAGGGTCCCCCGGGCCAGAGCATTCCCAGGTTACCCCTCCCCAGATTCCTCCTTCAGGGGGTCAGTTTTTGGAGCACTCTAGAACATTTCCCATGGAGCAAAAGGAGCAGGGTGGAGAGTCAAGCCTCCGGCTCCCCCACCTAGAACAGCGGCGTTTCTCAGAAGGTGTGCTAAGGCCCCCCAACCAAGAGCAGAAGAAGCTAGGGGGGTCTCTGGCTGCCTTGCCTCAGGGCCAGGGAGAAGGAGGTGGCTTGGAGCAGCCCTTTGGGAGTGGGACAGAGTCCAACTGGAGCTTGTCACAGTCCTTTGAATGGACCTTCCCCACTCGGCCTTCAGGCCTGGGCGTGTGGCGGCTCGAGTCCCCACCACCCTCCCCCATCACCGAAGCCGACGACTCGGGGCTCtctgagggagagggggaaggggccGATGGCGATCGGAGCGCCAGGCCAGCGAGGCCTGCCTCCTGGGCCCAGAGTGAGAGCATTCCCCAGAAGGTCCTCCGGAACCAGCAGGCCGATGGCAGAAGCCCAGCTTCCTCTGGTCCCTTGGCAGGTCTTCAGCCCAAAGGCCACGCTTCCCCAAGACCGTCCCTGCTACAAGCAGAGGAGGTAGCGGGGATGGAGGAGCCCCCGGCCGGACTGGAGacccctctccctcccactccgGAGGAGGAGGCGGCCTTGCCCATCCTGGAGCCCGTCCGGGAGCAGgaacccccccttcccccagctcAGTCCTGCATCTTGTTTGCCGATGCCCCTGGCCCTGAGCGGGCCACCCCCTCCCAGGAGGACGCCCCAGACCTGGCAAAAGCAGAGACCAGCCTGACCAGGCCTGAGGGAGGGGACCCGGAGGTGAGGGGGTCCTCACCCGAAATGAGGGCCCCTGAAAATGATGCCGGCTGGCTGGACAAGCTCCTGGCCTCCCCACCTCCCAGTGCCAATGGTGCCCGGAAGACGACTCTACCTGAGCAGAGTGAGACTCCACTGCCCAGTGCCAGCCCTGAG GGGCTCCTGGGATGGgctcagaaagacctgaaaagtGAATTTGGTATTGGTGTAGACTCACACCCTAGCACCTTCAGCCCCTCTTCCACCTGGGCCAGAGAAGGCACCGGGGGCTATGGCCTTGGGGGCTCAGCTTCCAGTGAGAGGGATTGGGTCATTGATGATGGCTGCATAGGGGCAACACCGAGCCATCGGGAGTGGAGCAATACCTATGGCATAGGCCAGCCAGGGACGCAGGAAGAGTTTGATACCAGCGGTGGAAACCGAAGCGGGGAGCTTGTCCTAGGAGGGGATGTGATGACCAAGGAATATGGGAAGGCAGATCAGCTTGGGACTTACAGTAGTCAGGCTGCTGACCTACAGGACCGGGAATTTGGGAAGAGAGACTCGCTTGGGACTTACAGTAGTCAAGCAGCTGACCTACAGGACCGGGAATTTGGGAAGAGAGACTCGCTTGGGACTTACAGTAGTCAGGCTGCTGACCTACAGGACCGGGAATTTGGGAAGAGAGACTCGCTTGGGACTTACAGTAGTCAGGCTGCTGAATTACAAGACCGGGAATTTGGGAAGAGAGACTTGCTTGGGACTTACAGTAACCAAGCTGCTGACCTACAGGACCGGGAATTTGGGAAGAGAGACTCGCTTGGGACTTACACTAACCAAGATGCTGAATTACAAGACCGGGAATTTGGGAAGAGAGACTCAGTTGGGACTTACAGTAACCAAGCTGCTGACCTACAGGACCGGGAATTTGGGAAGAGAGACTCGCTTGGGACTTACACTAACCAAGATGCTGAATTACAAGACCGGGAATTTGGGAAGAGAGACTCAGTTGGGACTTATAGTAGCCAGGCTGCTGAATTACAAGACTGGGAGTTTGGGAAGAGAGACTCGCTTGGGACTTACGGTAGCCAGGCTGCTGAATTACAGGACCGAGAATTTGGGAAGAGAGACTCTGTTGGGACTTACAGTAGCCAGGCTGTTGAATTACAGGACCGAGAATTTGAGAAGAGAGACCCAGTTGGGGCTTACAGTAGCCAGGCTGTCGAATTACAAGATCAGGAATTTGGGAAGAGAGACTCACGTGGGACTTATAGTATCCAGGATGCTGATCTCCATGCTCGGGAGTTTGAGAAGAGCAACTGGATGAGTGAATATGGTGGCAGCAGCAAGAGAGCCGCAGATTGTCTGGAAAGAGCCTTTGGAGAGACAGAGCTGAGTGGGGTGTTCCGTATGGGACATTCGCAGCAGCAGAATAAAGAGTTTGGGAAGAAAGATCAAAGTGCCAGTTCTAGCTCTGGAGAGATGTTGGCGAAAGAGCCAGAGGGCTCATGTGGCCCTAATACTTCCAATTTACAGGACCAAGATCTTGGAGAAGGAGACTTGAGCAGTTGGCCCAAGATCAATGGCTCTCATCATCAGGGAGAGCTGGGGAAGAAGGATCCAGCTGGGACTTACAGGAGCAATGATGTCACGCGCCATTCTAGGGAATTTGGAGAAAAAGATTGGCCCAGTCAATTTGGCCAACAAGACATGAGTCATTCAGAGAGGGAATTTGGTCTGGGGAGACGAGATTGGACCAGTGACTTCCGAATCGAAGGCACAGATAAGAGTGACCAATTTGGTATCATTGGTACCGACCGAGGCAACTGCTCAGGCCTGGGCATTCTCAGTGATTCAGAGAAGATGGGAAGCGCCAACTTTGTGTCTTCTGGGAAGATGAGGATGGGGCAGACCCAATGGACTGATGATTTGGGCCTCAGGAACTTAGATGTGTCTGGTTGTTTGGAATCAGAAGGGTTGAGGGAGGCCCGAGAGCATGGAGTTGGACAGACCGACTGGTCGTCTGACCTGGGCTTGAGAAACATGAACGTGCCCAGTGGCTTAGGGAATGGAGGGCCAGGGGAATCCCGGGAGCTTGGAGTAGGACAGAAAGACTGGACCCCCGATCTTGGACTGAGGAACATAGATGTCTCAGGGGTCCTGGAGTCAGCAGGGCCCAGCGAGGCTAGAGAGTGCGGGGTAGGACAGATGGACTGGGTTCACAGCCTTGGGCTGAGGACTGTGGAAGCAGCCGATGACGCGAAACCCGGAGAGTCTCTGGTGTCGAGGGAGCATGGAGTGGGGCAGGCGGACTGGACGGCTGACCTCAAGCTGAGAAGCTCAGACCTGGGGCCTGGGGGCAGCCTCAGAGAGCACGGGGTAGGACAGATGGACTGGGCCCACGATCTGGGCTTGAGGAACATGAATCTCTCCAATCCGCTGCAGTCTGGAGCTTCCGGTGAGGCACGAGAATGTGGAGTCGGACAGATGGACTGGCAGAACGATTTGGGGCTCCGGAACACTGACCTTTCCGGGGGCTTGCGAGAGCATGGGGTTGGCCAGGTGGACTGGTCTCAGGAGGCGGACCTTGCGGGCCCCACTTTATCCAGTGGCCTGGAGGCCGGGGAGCCTTCAGAAGCTCGGGAGCTGGGAGTCGGAGAGGTGAGCCAGCCCGGCATTTCGGATTATGGCGGCGACTACTCACAGCCTTTGGAGACTAGCGCGTCTGATGTCGGGATGGACTTGGGAGAAACCACGATCTCAGGAACCAG CTCCAGCGGGTGCCTGGCCCGGTCTCCTCCGTCTGGCTCTCAGGGCCTCCTGCAAGACATGTTGGCCACCAGCAACTTGAGAGCATCTGCCAGCCGAGAGAAGGCGGCCTCGGGCCCCAGGGGCCAGccggaagaggaggaggaggaggaggaggagcaaacGGTGGCagatgatgatgaagaggagGAGCCGGAGCTCAGGGGGGACCCTCTGCCTTCCTGCCGGCCCCAGCCTGACGGCGAGGCCAGCCGGGCAGAGGAGGTGGATGGTGGCTGGGGCTCCCGGGGGGATGGCCCCGCTGCGCCCAGCCTGCTCCCAGGGCCTCCTTCCAACTTGTCCAGCCAGGACTTTTCCTTTATAGAG GACACAGAAGTTCTAGACAGTGCCATGTATCGGAGCCGTGCCAATTTGGGCCGCAAGCGTGGACACCGAGCCCCAGCCATCCGCCCTGGGGGAACCCTGGGGCTTTCGGAGGCCGATAACGACTCCTGGATCTTCCAAGATTCCACAG AGCCACGGGCATCTCGGATGCCATCTTCAGATGACGAGGTGGTGGAGGAGCCTCAGAGCCGCCGCACACGGATGTCCCTGGGCACCAAGGGCCTGAAAGTCAATCTCTTCCCTGGCCTGAGCCCCTCCGCTCTCAAG GCTAAGCTGCGTCCCCGAAACCGTTCAGCCGAGGAAGGGGAGCAGGTGGAGAGCAAGTCAGCCCAGAAGGAGTCTGCCGTCCAGCGCTCCAAGTCCTGCAAGGTCCCCGGCCTCGGGAAGCCCCTCGCATTACCTCCCAAGCCAGAGAAATCCTCAGG GTCCGAAGGGTCATCCCCCACCTGGCTACAGGCATTGAAGCTGAAAAAGAAGCGGGTCTGA